In a single window of the Proteobacteria bacterium CG1_02_64_396 genome:
- a CDS encoding ferredoxin, giving the protein MALSIIETCVNCFACEPVCPSDAIVEASPHFLIQADKCTECDGDFAEPQCASICPIEGAILFSDGTQVNPAGSLTGIPPEKLAEAMAEIQAR; this is encoded by the coding sequence ATGGCGCTGTCGATCATCGAAACCTGCGTCAATTGCTTCGCCTGCGAGCCGGTCTGTCCGAGCGACGCCATCGTCGAGGCGAGTCCCCATTTTTTGATTCAGGCCGACAAGTGCACCGAGTGCGACGGCGACTTTGCCGAACCCCAGTGCGCCAGCATTTGCCCCATTGAGGGGGCGATCTTGTTCAGCGATGGCACCCAGGTGAACCCCGCTGGATCGCTGACCGGCATTCCCCCCGAGAAACTGGCCGAGGCGATGGCCGAGATTCAGGCGCGGTAA
- a CDS encoding nitrogenase cofactor biosynthesis protein NifB, producing the protein MELKVLGQDDCANEPSKGCAASGCGSSNDALSHLPEAIRAKVHNHPCYSEQAHHYYARMHVAVAPACNIQCHYCNRKYDCANESRPGVVSELLTPAQAIKKTLAVAANIPQMTVLGIAGPGDPLANPERTFETFRALSEQAPDIKLCVSTNGLDLPKHVEELAQHNIDHVTITINCVDPEVGAKIYPWIYWNNRRIRGVKAAKILIEQQQKGLEMLVAKGILVKVNSVMIPGVNDQHLKEVSKVVKAKGAFLHNVMPLIAEAEHGTFFGVMGQRGPSAAELQALQDECAGDMAMMRHCRQCRADAVGMLGEDRGDEFTLDKLETMEIDYPAAMEQRARVHAAIEQKLAEKSKPQATATVSLASIAIAPKTRPVLMAVATKGGGVINEHFGHAREFLIYEASSRGVRFIGHRKVDLYCSGDDTCGDGESVLSKTIRTLEGCEAVLCAKIGFEPWGQLEEAGIQPDGGHAMEEIESAVAAVYAEMKVAGKLEAAPKRSVQAAG; encoded by the coding sequence CGCTTCAGGCTGCGGCAGCTCAAACGACGCGCTGAGCCACCTGCCCGAGGCGATCCGGGCCAAGGTGCACAACCACCCCTGTTATTCCGAGCAGGCCCATCACTACTACGCCCGGATGCACGTGGCGGTGGCCCCCGCCTGCAACATTCAATGTCACTACTGCAACCGCAAATACGACTGCGCCAACGAATCGCGCCCCGGCGTGGTCTCCGAACTTTTGACCCCCGCCCAGGCGATCAAAAAAACCCTGGCGGTGGCGGCCAACATCCCCCAGATGACGGTGCTGGGCATCGCCGGTCCCGGCGATCCGCTGGCCAACCCCGAGCGCACCTTCGAAACCTTCCGCGCCCTCAGCGAGCAGGCCCCCGACATCAAGCTGTGCGTCTCGACCAACGGTTTGGATCTGCCCAAACACGTCGAGGAGCTGGCCCAGCACAACATCGACCACGTCACCATCACCATCAACTGCGTCGATCCCGAGGTGGGGGCCAAGATCTACCCCTGGATCTACTGGAACAACCGGCGCATTCGCGGGGTGAAGGCCGCCAAGATCTTGATCGAGCAGCAGCAGAAGGGGCTTGAGATGCTCGTGGCCAAGGGGATTTTGGTGAAGGTCAACTCGGTGATGATCCCCGGCGTCAACGACCAGCACCTCAAAGAGGTCAGCAAGGTTGTCAAAGCCAAAGGGGCTTTTTTGCACAACGTCATGCCGCTGATCGCCGAGGCCGAACACGGCACCTTCTTTGGGGTCATGGGGCAACGCGGTCCCTCGGCCGCCGAGCTGCAAGCGTTGCAAGACGAGTGCGCGGGCGACATGGCGATGATGCGCCACTGCCGTCAGTGCCGGGCCGATGCGGTTGGGATGCTGGGCGAGGATCGCGGCGACGAGTTCACTCTCGACAAGCTTGAGACGATGGAGATCGACTACCCCGCCGCGATGGAACAACGGGCTCGGGTCCACGCCGCCATCGAGCAAAAGCTGGCCGAAAAATCCAAACCCCAGGCCACCGCGACGGTGTCGCTGGCCAGCATCGCCATCGCCCCGAAAACCCGGCCCGTGCTGATGGCGGTCGCCACCAAGGGGGGCGGGGTCATCAACGAACACTTCGGCCATGCCCGCGAGTTCTTGATTTACGAGGCATCGTCCCGCGGCGTGCGCTTCATCGGTCACCGCAAGGTCGACCTGTATTGCAGCGGCGACGACACCTGCGGCGACGGCGAGAGCGTGCTGAGCAAGACCATCCGCACCCTCGAAGGATGCGAAGCGGTGCTGTGCGCCAAGATCGGTTTCGAGCCTTGGGGGCAGTTGGAGGAGGCGGGGATCCAACCCGACGGTGGCCACGCCATGGAGGAGATCGAATCTGCCGTGGCGGCGGTGTACGCCGAGATGAAGGTTGCGGGAAAGCTTGAGGCCGCGCCCAAGCGCAGTGTTCAGGCGGCAGGTTGA